The Acidobacteriota bacterium DNA segment ATACCGCCGATGGGTAGCGGAAACCTGAAGCCGGGGTCCACCGTGACGCCAAGCGCAAGCGCCTTGGCGCGCGTTGTCGCCACGTCGCTCACGACGCGTCCATCACCCTCCTTGACGAAGTACCGCACCCCCACATCGGTGTCCTTGTACATCGTCCGCGATCCGGCGCGGGCCTCGTGACGCTGGCCGGCGAAGTCGGGCGGATCGATGGCGTACGCGTCGAACGTCGTGCGGCGTTCCACGAGCAGGTTGCGGCCGGCGATGAGCATCAACTGCTGCGTGTAGATGCGCGCGGGCAGCCACACTTCCGTGCCGGACGTCGTACGTACCGGTGCGTAGTCCTGCACTTCATCGCTCGAAATCACGGGGGCCGTGAGGGCCGTCTGCGCGGCCTGTTGACGCAGCCGCACGTACGTCTCGCGATCGATCCAGACGGTGCCCTTGTAGAGCGACCGATCGCCGCGCTGCGGTTCGAACGCGACGACCCACGCCGATCGCCCGTCAACGGTGGCCGTGCCCTGCAGCCGATAGCGGTACCTCGCATCGAGTTCGATCGAGAGCGGCGGCGTGAGCACCTTCTCGGGCTGCAGCAACGGGAACGGCGGACGCGGTTCACCGAACTTCGCGCCGTTCACGCTGAACTCGCGCTCCTCCCACTCGGTGCCCTCGACGCGATCGACGAAGAAGCGGTTCTCCGTGATGACGTCGAACCCCGGGTCGGTGACGCTCGGACGGAAGTACTGCTGGATCCGCGCGTTCATCACGTAGCGCGGCGAGGCGTCGCGCTCCACCGCCTGGCGCGCCTGGTGACGCGCCAGGATCTCCTCGACCGACAACTGACGCGCGCCCGTCACGTCTTCGCGCTGCACGAACGCCGTGTCGGCGCCGTGATTGAAGTCCAGCAGCCACGACCCCGGCCCCGGCAGCACCACCGTCGCATGGGTGCGCTGCGCGCGATCGTCTCGCGTGGTCCGCGTGGCGCGGCGATCGCGTCCAGACAGCGGATCGCGCACGACGACGTCGCCGGCCGACGGCAACACGATCGACACGTCGAGGACCTGCTCGCCGGGGGCGTGCGTCTCGATGGCGAGGTACGTGCCGAGCGTGGCGAGGTTGAACAGGAGCCGCGGCGCATGACGTGCCGTCACATCCTCCTCACCCGCGCGCAGCACGAGCGTGTCGCCCGTCGCGGCAACGCCGGACATCTCGCCCGCATATACGTCGCGCAGGCGATCGACGACAGCCATCACCTCCCGGATGTCGGACGCAGACACGCGATAACCGCGCGCGGCGATCGGACTGCCGAGACGCGCGAGTTCGCGCGCCAGGAACGTGCGCGACACGGCCTCGGCTGGGAGCGGCACGTCGAGTTCGACGAGAGACGCGTCCGGATCGCGATCCGCGATCCATGCCGCATCGGCTGTCACGTCGATCGTCGCGCTCGACACGGCGGACGCGTCGACCGACGGCGCCACGTCAGAGGTGAGCACGGCATCGCGCGTCGCGGTGGTCAGTCCGCTCACCACGATCGGCACGGCACTCGACCGCGCGCGAATCTCGACGGCCGCGAGCTTCACGAGGAATGCCGTGCGTCGCGGGTCAGCACCCGTGACCTGCAGTTCCACGGCCGCGAGGGTGGGCACGCCTGTCACGAGTTCACGCACGCGAACGGCCCACGCCTGCGCGTCGACGTCATCAGCGTCGGCTCCGGTGATGGCCAGCCACACGGGCCAGCCGCGCACGAGCGCGAGGCGCGCGTCGCTCGCTCCATCGACGGCCGCAACAGCCACGCGCGCGGCAACAGGCAGGCCTGCGGGCGGCGCGGGCGCCTGCCCGTCGATGTCGAAGACCAGCCTCGGGACGATCGGGCGCGTCTCCTGCGCGACGACCGGCGAGGCCAACAGGCCGGCGAAGACGAGCGCGGCGAGGATCAGCCGTGGAGCCATGCCGCGGCGTCTGGCAGTTCGCACAACGGTCCGAACGTCGCGGTGGCCAGCACCTCGCGAAGCCGCGCGCGGAAGCCGGAGAGACGGTAGTAGTGCGCGAAGGCGAGCGGCGCCGGCAGGCGGACGTGGGGCGGCTGGGGATCGATCTCCCATGGGTGCACGGTAAGGACGGCGGGATCGCCCAGACGGTTGCACTCCGCGATGGCCGCGACGACATCCGACGGATCGGCCTTGCGCAGTCCCCATCCCCATCCGAGCGGCACGGCCTGCCCCGCCAGTCGCCCCACCAGGGGCGGCACTTCGAGCAACGCCCCCGCCATCGTGGCGATGGGATACGGGCGACGCGGGTACGACGGCGATCCCACGCGAGCCACCGGCGCACGGCTCGCATCGAGGCGAATGCCCTCCTCGACGACGATCGGCAGCGCCCACGGCGCACGTTCGTTGAGCGACCATTCCGGTGCGCGGAACGAGACGATGGGGCCGGCGCCTGCGGCCTGGAGGACTGCGATGTTGTCGCGCAGGTCCTGGCGGAACGTGTCTGGTGTCAGTTCGAAGAGGCGACGGTGCCAGAAGCCGTGGAGGCCGATCTCATGGCCGGCATCAGCAATCTCGCGCACGAGGGTCGGATGCCGCTCCGCCACCCAGCCGACGATGAAGAACGTTGCGCGGTGACCGAACTCCGCGAGGTCGTCGAGCACCGCGCGCGTCGTGGGGACGACGCGGCTCTCGAGCGTCTCCCAACTCGACGCGGGCAGGCGGTCATCGACGCCACAGACGTGGAACCACTCCTCGACGTCGACGGTGAAGGCGTTGACCATCGGCCACTCGCCATCAGGCTCCGGCGGCGCGCTGGGCTTCGATGTACTCGGCGATGGCGTCGACAGACTGCAGCACCTTGCCGCCTGTCTCTTCGTCGCCGATCACGACGCCGAACGAGCGTTCGATCTCGAGCACGAGTTCGAGCGCGTCGATGGAGTCGAGGCCGAGGCCCGCTCCGAAGAGGGGGGCGGCGCTGTCGATCGTCTCTGGTGCGATGGGCAGCTTGAGGGCGCGCACGATCGCGACCTTGATGTCGGAGCGGAGATCAGTCATGACTGCCTTACACGAGACCGCCGTCCACGCCAATCACCTGTCCGGTGACGTACGCGGCGGCATCTGAACTCAGGAACGCGACCACCTCGGCCACGTCGGCCGTCGTACCCAGTCGACCGACGGGCACGTTGCGCAGGTGGGCCTCACGCGTCGCCTCTGGAATCGCTGCGGTCATGTCGGTCTCGATGAGTCCCGGCATCACCGCGTTCACCAGCACGCCTCTGGGCGCCAGTTCTCGCGAGAGCGTCTTGGTCAGCCCGATGAGGCCGCCCTTCGACGCCGCGTAGTTGGCCTGCCCGGGCAACCCCGCCACGGCACTCGGCGAGGTCATGTTGACCACGCGCCCCCACCGCCGGACCAGCATTCCGCGCACGACGGCCCGCGTGCAGTAGAAAGCCCCGTCGAGATTGGGCCGCAGCACGGACTCCCACTTCTCGCGGTCCATCATCATGAGGTAGCCGTCGCGCGTGACCCCGGCGTTGTTCACCAGGATGTCGATCGGCCCGAGCGCGGCCGCGGCGTCGGCCACCATCGCCTGCACCTGCGCCTCGTCGGCCACGTCGCACGGGCCCGCCCAGGCCTTGCCGCCGGCTGCCTCGATCGAGGCCACTATCTCATGCGCCAGATCCGCGCGCTGGCGGTAGGTGAACGCCACGGCGGCCCCACGACCAACCAGGATGTCGACGATGGAACGCCCGATCCCGCGCGTCCCCCCGGTGACCAGCGCCACCCGGCCCGTCAAGGCTAGCGATGCGAACGACACACAGGCGGAGAGTCTAGCAGACCGGCAACGGGCAACCGGCAACGGGCAACCGGCAACGGGCAACCGGCAACCGGCAACCGGTCAGGTGTAGCCGCCGGATTCATCCGGCGGTCAGTTGACGCGCAAGACGAGGGAATAACTCGCACCCCCACTCGCGAAGCTGTTGATGAGGATGTAGGGCGATGGCAGGGGGGCGGGGGCGCCGATGACGTACCGCAGCGCGGCGAGGTGGGGATCGGGCGTGGTGAGGCCGGCGGTCTGGACGACGAGGCCGCGTCGGCCGGCCAGGACGGCCGCGACGAGCGACGCCGCGCCCGCCATGCCGCCTTCGCCCACGGCACCCTTGATCGACGTCACGAGCGGAGCGTGGCGGTCGAACACTGTCGCGATCGCATCGGCCTCGATGGTGTCGAAGTCTCCGGCACCGTTTGCAGCAGCGTAGACCGCCCCGACGTCGCCGGGCGTGATGCCCGCCTCGGCCAACGCCAGACGCATCGTGCGAACGAGGGGCTCGCTGTCAGTCGGCCAGGCGTTGACCGCCGTCACCGCTGACGCGGCCCCCACGCCCACGACTTCCCCCAGGATCGGCACCCCGCGATCGGCGGCACGCGCGCCATCTTCGAGTACGACCAGGTACCCGCCCTCACCCAGCACGAACCCGTTACGCGTGACGTCGAACGGCCGCGCGCCCTCGGGATGCCTGTCACTCGACGACAAGACGCCGAACCAGTCGTGTACCTGGAAGTAGAGGTCGTAGATATCCTCCACGCCGCCGGTGACGATCGCGCGAGCGCGCCCATCCCGCACCAGATCGGCGGCGTGCGCAACGGCCGCGAGCCCCGATGCCTCCTTGTAGCTCACCGTCGTGTTCGGACCACGCAGCACCTCTTCGAGCGCGATGAGACTCGCTGCGGCATTGCCGACCGTGTTGCTGAACAGCAGCGCGGGCGCACCCGTCGGTCCGAGGTCGAGCAGTCGGTCGAGGAACTCTCCCGTCGAATGCACGCCGCACGTACACGTCCCCAGCACCACACCCACATCGTCGTAACCGCCGTCGACGCGCGGCAGACCGGCAGACTCCAGCGCGAGACGTGCCGACACCACGGCCAGCGCGCCGACCTCGTCCATCCGGCGCAGCTTCATCGGCGCGATGAACGGCGCTGCGTCGAAGTCGAGCAGTTCGGCAGCGAGCCGCGATCGGCACGCGGACGGATCGAACGTGGTGATGGGACGGATGCCGGATCGGCCGGCCAGCAGTGCGTCGAGGAAGGCAGACGTCTGGCCGAGACTGGAGCAGGCCGCCAGCCCAGTGATTGCGGCCTGTCGTGGCACGACGGGTACGTTACCATTTCGATTCATGGCTCTTCAACGAGCACTTCGACGTGTCTTCGCCATCGCTGCGACCCTCGGGATGGCCGGCGCACTCGTGAGCGCCGCGCCCGGTACCGCCACGCAGCAGGGCACGTCGACATCGCGCGCCGCCACCGATCTGTTCGATGAGATCTACCGTCGTGGCGCGCCGACGGAGGCGACCCTCCAGTCGATCTCGGCCACCTTCGTCGAGACGAACACGTCGACCCTGCTCAAGGCGCCACACATCGCGCGCGGCACGCTCGTGGGGCGCCGCCC contains these protein-coding regions:
- a CDS encoding acyl carrier protein, whose translation is MTDLRSDIKVAIVRALKLPIAPETIDSAAPLFGAGLGLDSIDALELVLEIERSFGVVIGDEETGGKVLQSVDAIAEYIEAQRAAGA
- a CDS encoding polysaccharide deacetylase family protein, with product MVNAFTVDVEEWFHVCGVDDRLPASSWETLESRVVPTTRAVLDDLAEFGHRATFFIVGWVAERHPTLVREIADAGHEIGLHGFWHRRLFELTPDTFRQDLRDNIAVLQAAGAGPIVSFRAPEWSLNERAPWALPIVVEEGIRLDASRAPVARVGSPSYPRRPYPIATMAGALLEVPPLVGRLAGQAVPLGWGWGLRKADPSDVVAAIAECNRLGDPAVLTVHPWEIDPQPPHVRLPAPLAFAHYYRLSGFRARLREVLATATFGPLCELPDAAAWLHG
- the fabG gene encoding 3-oxoacyl-ACP reductase FabG; this encodes MSFASLALTGRVALVTGGTRGIGRSIVDILVGRGAAVAFTYRQRADLAHEIVASIEAAGGKAWAGPCDVADEAQVQAMVADAAAALGPIDILVNNAGVTRDGYLMMMDREKWESVLRPNLDGAFYCTRAVVRGMLVRRWGRVVNMTSPSAVAGLPGQANYAASKGGLIGLTKTLSRELAPRGVLVNAVMPGLIETDMTAAIPEATREAHLRNVPVGRLGTTADVAEVVAFLSSDAAAYVTGQVIGVDGGLV